A stretch of Pseudomonas sp. LRP2-20 DNA encodes these proteins:
- the pdxH gene encoding pyridoxamine 5'-phosphate oxidase: MTQSLADMRRDYTRDGLAEAQAPGEPFALFHQWFADAVKTEQPPVEANALTLATVDGEGRPHCRVLLLKGLDDRGFTFFTNYDSAKGQQLLANPFAAMTFFWPALERQVRIEGRVEKVTAKESDDYYQVRPLGSRLGAWASPQSRVIANREELEGLVKATEARFSDTQPHCPEHWGGYRLLPERIEFWQGRASRLHDRLNYRLVDGQWARERLAP, from the coding sequence ATGACCCAATCCCTGGCCGATATGCGCCGCGACTACACCCGTGATGGCCTGGCTGAAGCCCAGGCCCCGGGTGAGCCGTTCGCCCTGTTCCACCAGTGGTTTGCCGATGCCGTGAAGACCGAGCAGCCGCCGGTGGAGGCCAACGCGCTGACCCTCGCCACGGTCGATGGCGAGGGCCGCCCGCATTGCCGCGTGCTGCTGCTCAAGGGCCTCGATGACCGTGGCTTCACCTTCTTCACCAACTATGACAGCGCCAAGGGCCAGCAGCTGCTGGCCAACCCGTTCGCTGCCATGACCTTCTTCTGGCCGGCGCTGGAGCGCCAGGTGCGGATCGAAGGGCGGGTGGAAAAGGTCACGGCCAAGGAGTCGGATGACTACTACCAGGTACGCCCGCTGGGCAGCCGCCTGGGGGCCTGGGCTTCGCCGCAGAGTCGGGTGATTGCCAATCGTGAGGAGCTCGAAGGGTTGGTCAAGGCCACCGAAGCGCGCTTTTCCGATACCCAACCGCATTGCCCGGAGCATTGGGGCGGCTACCGTTTGCTGCCGGAGCGGATCGAGTTCTGGCAAGGACGAGCCAGCCGCCTGCATGACCGCTTGAACTACCGCCTGGTCGATGGCCAGT
- a CDS encoding OmpA family protein yields the protein MSSHKTLALALCLAAMTGCASHSQDASKEGGSSWWPFGSDKVADKEVKAAVTDKVAKADAKSESASHWWWPFGGDDQQAKGPAVPKIDEKATQAWLDQYEPKLREAVKDSKLELERRDNVLVVTIPVDSSYNPDRPNMLLPMTLGPITRVAKAVEGDSKTAVLVLGHADSSGVAAANQKLSLERAASVSAIFRLSGLQRDRLSLKGMGSEMPRAANDSAEGRALNRRVEMLLTPQNTMVALLAKYQQAAPVATPASMVAVQDAKAPAAKPVETKKPAAKPAAKKAAAKPAAKATAKKKAAPAKPAAKKAAATDKKVAANSPAKTN from the coding sequence ATGTCTTCACATAAAACCTTAGCTCTCGCCCTGTGCCTGGCCGCTATGACCGGTTGCGCCAGCCACTCCCAGGACGCCTCCAAGGAAGGCGGTAGCAGCTGGTGGCCGTTCGGTTCGGACAAGGTAGCCGACAAGGAAGTGAAAGCGGCGGTAACCGATAAAGTCGCCAAGGCCGATGCCAAGTCCGAGAGCGCCAGTCACTGGTGGTGGCCGTTTGGCGGTGACGACCAGCAGGCCAAAGGGCCAGCGGTGCCGAAGATTGACGAAAAGGCCACCCAGGCCTGGTTGGACCAGTACGAGCCGAAGCTGCGTGAAGCGGTCAAGGACAGCAAGCTGGAGCTGGAGCGCCGCGACAACGTGCTGGTGGTAACCATCCCGGTCGACAGCTCGTACAACCCGGATCGTCCGAACATGCTGCTGCCGATGACCCTGGGCCCGATCACCCGCGTGGCCAAGGCTGTCGAAGGTGACTCGAAGACTGCCGTGCTGGTACTCGGCCATGCCGACAGCAGCGGTGTGGCTGCTGCCAACCAGAAGCTGAGCCTGGAGCGCGCCGCCTCGGTATCGGCGATCTTCCGCCTGAGTGGCCTGCAACGTGACCGCCTGTCGCTCAAGGGCATGGGCTCGGAAATGCCGCGCGCCGCCAACGACAGTGCCGAAGGCCGCGCACTGAACCGTCGTGTGGAAATGCTGCTGACGCCGCAGAACACCATGGTTGCCCTGCTGGCCAAGTACCAGCAGGCTGCCCCGGTGGCAACCCCGGCTTCGATGGTTGCCGTGCAGGATGCCAAGGCGCCTGCCGCCAAGCCTGTCGAGACCAAGAAACCGGCCGCCAAGCCAGCAGCGAAAAAAGCCGCAGCCAAACCTGCGGCGAAGGCCACCGCCAAGAAAAAAGCCGCGCCAGCCAAGCCTGCCGCCAAGAAGGCTGCTGCCACCGACAAGAAAGTAGCCGCCAACAGCCCTGCGAAGACCAACTGA
- a CDS encoding serine hydrolase domain-containing protein → MQIQGHYELKFEAVREAFAALFEDPQERGAALCIQIGGETVVDLWAGSADKDGQQAWHSDTIANLFSCTKTFTAVTALQLVGEGKLALDAPVARYWPEFAQAGKQNITLRQLLSHRAGLPAIRELLPAQALYDWQTMVDALAAETPWWTPGTEHGYAAITYGWLIGELIRRVDGRGPGESIVARTARPLGLDFHVGLADEEFHRVAHIARGKGNAGDAAAQRLLQVTMREPEALSTRAFTNPPAILTSTNKPEWRRMQQPAANGHGNARSLAGFYAGLLDGSLLESELLDELTREHSLGQDRTLLTQTRFGLGCMLDQPDVANATFGLGARAFGHPGAGGSVGFADPEHDVAFGFVVNTLGPYVLMDPRAQQLVRVLGTCL, encoded by the coding sequence GTGCAGATCCAGGGTCACTATGAGCTGAAGTTCGAAGCGGTGCGTGAAGCGTTTGCGGCATTGTTCGAAGATCCCCAGGAGCGTGGCGCTGCGCTGTGCATCCAGATCGGTGGCGAGACCGTGGTCGATCTGTGGGCGGGCAGTGCCGACAAGGACGGCCAGCAGGCCTGGCACAGCGATACCATCGCCAACCTGTTTTCCTGCACCAAGACCTTCACCGCCGTGACGGCGCTGCAGCTGGTGGGTGAGGGCAAACTTGCCCTGGATGCCCCGGTAGCGCGCTACTGGCCGGAGTTCGCCCAGGCCGGCAAGCAGAACATCACCTTGCGCCAGTTGCTCAGCCACCGTGCCGGCCTGCCGGCCATTCGTGAGTTGCTGCCGGCGCAAGCCCTGTATGACTGGCAAACCATGGTTGATGCCCTGGCCGCCGAAACGCCCTGGTGGACGCCCGGCACTGAACACGGCTATGCCGCCATCACCTACGGCTGGCTGATTGGCGAGCTGATCCGCCGTGTCGATGGCCGTGGCCCGGGTGAGTCGATCGTTGCCCGTACGGCACGGCCGCTGGGGCTGGACTTCCACGTCGGCCTGGCCGACGAAGAGTTCCACCGCGTGGCGCATATTGCCCGTGGCAAGGGCAACGCGGGTGATGCCGCCGCCCAGCGCCTGCTACAGGTGACCATGCGTGAACCCGAGGCGCTGTCGACGCGTGCCTTCACCAACCCACCAGCGATCCTGACCAGCACCAACAAGCCCGAATGGCGGCGCATGCAGCAGCCGGCGGCCAATGGCCACGGCAATGCGCGCAGCCTGGCAGGTTTCTACGCGGGCCTGCTCGACGGCAGCCTGCTCGAATCCGAACTGCTCGACGAGCTGACCCGAGAACACAGCCTTGGCCAGGACCGTACCTTGTTGACCCAGACCCGTTTCGGCCTGGGTTGCATGCTCGACCAGCCCGATGTGGCCAACGCCACCTTTGGCCTCGGCGCCCGGGCCTTCGGCCATCCAGGGGCTGGTGGCTCGGTCGGTTTCGCCGACCCGGAGCACGACGTGGCCTTCGGTTTCGTGGTCAATACCCTTGGCCCCTACGTGCTCATGGATCCAAGAGCCCAGCAGCTGGTACGCGTGCTTGGCACTTGCCTTTGA
- a CDS encoding beta-galactosidase yields MFRRTLPVVLTLLFSTPLLAGQQTLFSFVRPASVVNVVTEGTGMPQYNAEQTAEGEVLRRVVFNPVERPTLRLSPQSGVWDWSAGQFLTLRMQSAQDWALTVDVTVLGSDGRTLTSRIDLPAGPAQTVMVPLKASSPLSQGMRAGPPMPWAYEGQRLLLTSSAGEVDLKQVVAVSLTIPNPKVAQNLLIEKVGIQDDDQAYQAAYHELIDAYGQSTRGHWPEKIVNDEQLKAADSREQQQLKGWLADRQKLQLDSYGGLLAGPAFAAKGFFRTEKREGRWYLVTPQGHPFFSLGVNAVAADGGRTYVAGREGMFKALPGEGDALTAFYGEGNNDDGNASSQGRSFKQGRWFDFYAANIQRTYGKPCPPAVEGQATPVCPPLALDAERWQGHTLDRLQAWGFNTLGNWSDPAVGQAKRMPYTLPLSIVGDYASISTGMDWWGRMPDPFDPRFAMATERAVAIAARDHRDDPWLIGYFADNELAWAAPGNDPKARYGLAYGTLRLTTDVPAKRAFLKQLRDKYRNQEGLSKAWGIDLQAWELMEDPGFEAPLPDPEHPEIERDYQYFQQVFAETYFKTISDALKWHAPNHLLLGGRYAVSTPEAVKACAEFCDVLSFNFYTLKPEDGYDFARLAELDKPVLVSEFQFGSRDRGPFWPGPVEVAREEDRGPAYSNFLKAALAQPMIVGVHWFQYLDQPASGRLLDGENGHLGLVAITDVPYPGFVDAVRKSNLQAVGQLSGVLEKKAP; encoded by the coding sequence ATGTTCCGCCGCACCTTGCCCGTGGTACTTACCCTGCTGTTCAGCACGCCTTTGCTGGCCGGGCAGCAGACGCTGTTCAGCTTCGTTCGCCCGGCCTCGGTGGTCAATGTGGTGACCGAAGGCACCGGCATGCCGCAGTACAACGCGGAGCAGACGGCCGAAGGCGAGGTGCTCAGGCGGGTGGTGTTCAATCCGGTCGAACGCCCGACTCTGCGCCTGAGCCCGCAGAGCGGCGTATGGGACTGGTCGGCCGGGCAGTTCCTCACCTTGCGCATGCAAAGCGCCCAGGACTGGGCATTGACCGTCGACGTCACGGTGCTCGGCAGCGATGGGCGCACGCTGACCAGCCGTATCGACCTACCTGCAGGGCCTGCGCAAACCGTCATGGTGCCGCTCAAGGCCAGTTCGCCGCTGAGCCAGGGCATGCGTGCCGGCCCGCCCATGCCATGGGCCTACGAAGGGCAACGGTTACTGTTGACCAGCAGTGCCGGCGAGGTTGACCTCAAGCAGGTGGTGGCCGTCAGCCTGACCATACCCAACCCGAAGGTGGCGCAGAACCTGCTGATCGAAAAGGTCGGCATCCAGGACGACGACCAGGCCTACCAGGCGGCCTACCACGAGTTGATCGATGCCTACGGCCAATCCACCCGGGGGCATTGGCCCGAGAAGATCGTCAACGACGAGCAACTCAAGGCCGCCGACAGCCGTGAACAACAGCAGCTCAAGGGCTGGTTGGCCGATCGTCAGAAGCTACAACTGGACAGCTACGGTGGCTTGCTGGCCGGGCCGGCGTTCGCAGCCAAGGGTTTTTTCCGCACCGAAAAGCGCGAAGGTCGCTGGTACCTGGTCACGCCGCAAGGCCATCCGTTCTTTTCCCTCGGCGTCAATGCCGTGGCCGCCGATGGCGGGCGCACCTACGTTGCCGGCCGCGAGGGGATGTTCAAGGCCTTGCCAGGTGAAGGCGACGCACTCACGGCCTTTTATGGTGAAGGCAATAACGACGATGGCAACGCCTCGTCGCAAGGGCGCAGTTTCAAGCAGGGGCGCTGGTTCGACTTCTATGCCGCCAACATCCAGCGCACCTACGGCAAACCTTGCCCGCCAGCCGTGGAGGGGCAAGCCACCCCCGTGTGCCCACCGCTGGCATTGGATGCCGAACGCTGGCAGGGGCACACGCTGGACCGGCTGCAGGCCTGGGGCTTCAACACCCTGGGCAACTGGAGCGACCCGGCCGTCGGCCAGGCCAAACGCATGCCCTATACCTTGCCGCTGTCGATCGTCGGTGACTATGCCAGCATCAGCACCGGCATGGACTGGTGGGGCCGCATGCCTGACCCGTTCGACCCACGGTTTGCCATGGCCACTGAACGCGCCGTGGCCATTGCCGCGCGCGACCACCGTGACGACCCGTGGCTGATCGGCTATTTCGCCGACAACGAACTGGCCTGGGCCGCGCCCGGCAATGATCCCAAGGCGCGCTATGGCCTGGCCTACGGTACCTTGCGCCTGACCACCGACGTGCCGGCCAAACGCGCCTTCCTCAAGCAGCTGCGCGACAAGTACCGCAACCAGGAGGGGTTGTCCAAGGCCTGGGGCATCGACCTGCAGGCCTGGGAGCTGATGGAAGACCCAGGCTTCGAGGCGCCGCTGCCCGACCCAGAACATCCGGAAATCGAGCGTGATTACCAGTATTTCCAGCAGGTATTCGCCGAAACCTACTTCAAGACCATTTCCGATGCGCTTAAGTGGCATGCGCCCAATCACCTGCTGCTGGGCGGTCGCTACGCCGTGAGCACACCGGAGGCGGTCAAGGCCTGCGCCGAGTTCTGCGATGTGCTGAGTTTCAATTTCTATACCCTCAAGCCCGAGGATGGATATGACTTTGCTCGTCTGGCCGAACTCGACAAGCCGGTGCTGGTGTCCGAGTTCCAGTTTGGTTCCCGCGATCGTGGGCCGTTCTGGCCGGGGCCGGTTGAGGTGGCAAGGGAAGAGGACCGTGGGCCGGCCTACAGTAACTTCCTCAAGGCCGCCCTGGCACAGCCGATGATCGTGGGCGTGCATTGGTTCCAGTACCTCGACCAGCCGGCCAGTGGGCGTTTGCTCGATGGTGAGAACGGCCACCTGGGCCTGGTGGCGATTACGGATGTGCCCTACCCAGGGTTCGTCGACGCAGTGCGCAAGAGCAACCTGCAGGCCGTTGGTCAGTTGAGCGGTGTACTGGAGAAAAAGGCCCCCTGA